One genomic window of Solanum dulcamara chromosome 10, daSolDulc1.2, whole genome shotgun sequence includes the following:
- the LOC129871681 gene encoding phospholipase D alpha 1-like has protein sequence MGPRLLHGTLHATIFEIDKIRTGCADCCGPTSPQQVSKKVLNNVKKLFFCAPKISATKFYATIDLDKARVGRTRIVENEPSNPHWNDTFRLYCAHEVSYIIFTVKDENPISATLIGRAYLPVEEVLNRYVVDRWVPIVDEERHPISGHSKIHVRLQFFSVKQDSNWSRGITSPAFGGIPYTFFKERQGCQVTLYPDADISDDDITNYLKSQGLFEPQRCWEDIFDAINNAKHLIYIAGWSVYTKITLIRNPKRPKIGGELTLGELLKKKASEGVNVLLLVWDDRTSDEILKREGLMSTHDQETADYFKNTDVHCCLCPRNPDSGKTMIQGFQVGTMFTHHQKTIVVDTEIPGGMSHKRMIVSFLGGIDLCNGRYDSRDHSLFRTLDTVHKQDFYQPCFPGSSIAKGGPREPWHDIHCKLEGPVAWDVMYNFEQRWRKQIGNRFIYSINELDKFIIRPTEVTASRDRETWNVQIFRSIDGGAVINFPENPEEASEVGLVTGKNNVIDQSIHDAYISAIRRAKNFIYIENQYFIGSCYGWKPAEDIKLEDIGALHLIPKEISLKIVSKIQAGERFTAYIVLPMWPEGIPESDSVQAILDWQKRTMEMMYTDICKAIKAKEIIADPRDYLTFFCLGNREVEKPGEYKPPQKPVPDTNYARAQEFRRFMIYVHSKMMIVDDEYIIIGSANINQRSMDGARDSEIAMGGYQPFHLASNQPPRGKIYGFRMSLWCEHLNYADDSFADPSSLECVRKINGMADESWKLYSSDTFDLDLPGHLLRYPIDISITGQITTLPGFKFFPDTKAAVLGNKSQYLPPILTT, from the exons ATGGGTCCACGTTTGTTGCATGGGACTCTTCATGCTACCATTTTTGAAATTGATAAGATAAGGACCGGTTGTGCTGATTGTTGTGGACCG ACATCTCCTCAGCAAGTATCAAAAAAAGTTTTGAACAATGTCAAGAAATTGTTCTTCTGCGCGCCAAAG ATTTCTGCTACAAAATTTTATGCAACCATAGATTTAGATAAGGCTAGAGTTGGACGAACCAGAATCGTGGAAAATGAGCCTTCCAACCCTCACTGGAATGACACATTTCGATTATACTGTGCACATGAGGTCTCTTACATCATTTTTACAGTAAAAGATGAGAATCCTATTAGTGCAACACTAATTGGAAGAGCTTATCTCCCTGTTGAGGAAGTGTTGAATAGATATGTAGTCGATAGATGGGTACCGATAGTAGATGAAGAGAGACATCCTATAAGTGGTCATTCAAAAATCCATGTAAGGTTGCAGTTCTTTAGCGTAAAGCAAGACAGTAATTGGTCAAGAGGCATTACCTCCCCTGCATTTGGAGGAATCCCGTATACGTTTTTCAAGGAGAGACAGGGGTGTCAAGTTACACTTTACCCTGATGCAGACATTTCAGACGATGATATCACAAATTATCTCAAGTCACAAGGACTTTTCGAACCTCAGAGATGTTGGGAAGACATTTTTGATGCAATCAATAATGCAAAGCACTTGATTTATATAGCTGGATGGTCTGTGTACACGAAAATTACCTTGATAAGAAATCCAAAAAGGCCAAAGATAGGCGGAGAACTTACTCTCGGGGAGCTCTTGAAAAAGAAGGCAAGTGAGGGTGTTAATGTTCTTTTGTTAGTTTGGGATGATAGAACTTCAGATGAGATACTAAAAAGAGAAGGACTAATGTCAACTCATGATCAAGAAACCGCGGATTATTTTAAGAACACGGATGTCCATTGTTGCCTATGTCCGCGTAATCCTGATAGTGGAAAGACAATGATTCAGGGGTTTCAAGTTGGTACAATGTTTACTCATCATCAAAAGACGATTGTTGTAGACACTGAAATTCCAGGAGGGATGTCACATAAAAGAATGATAGTAAGTTTTCTTGGTGGTATTGATCTTTGTAATGGTCGATATGATTCTCGGGATCATTCCTTATTCAGGACATTGGACACGGTACATAAGCAAGATTTCTATCAGCCATGCTTTCCAGGCTCTTCAATCGCGAAAGGTGGTCCAAGAGAGCCTTGGCATGACATTCATTGTAAGCTAGAAGGACCTGTTGCTTGGGATGTCATGTATAATTTTGAACAAAGGTGGAGGAAGCAAATTGGAAATAGATTTATCTATTCAATCAACGAGCTTGATAAGTTTATTATTCGTCCAACGGAAGTTACAGCATCAAGGGATAGAGAAACCTGGAATGTTCAAATATTTCGATCCATTGATGGTGGTGCTGTTATTAACTTCCCTGAAAACCCCGAAGAAGCTTCTGAGGTAGGCCTTGTTACTGGAAAAAATAACGTCATTGATCAAAGTATCCACGATGCATACATCAGTGCCATTCGTCGAGCTAAGAATTTCATTTACATAGAAAACCAATACTTTATTGGAAGTTGCTATGGTTGGAAACCTGCAGAAGATATCAAGCTCGAGGACATCGGAGCTTTGCATCTTATCCCAAAGGAGATCTCACTTAAGATTGTGAGCAAGATTCAAGCAGGGGAGAGATTTACGGCCTACATTGTTCTTCCAATGTGGCCAGAAGGTATACCGGAAAGTGATTCTGTTCAGGCAATTTTAGATTGGCAAAAAAGAACAATGGAAATGATGTACACAGACATATGCAAAGCCATTAAGGCTAAGGAAATTATTGCTGATCCTAGAGATTACTTGACATTCTTCTGTCTTGGAAACCGTGAAGTCGAAAAGCCTGGAGAATACAAACCTCCTCAGAAACCAGTTCCTGATACTAATTATGCAAGAGCTCAAGAATTCAGGCGCTTTATGATTTATGTTCATTCAAAAATGATGATCG TTGATGATGAATACATCATAATTGGATCAGCTAACATCAACCAAAGGTCAATGGATGGTGCAAGAGATTCTGAGATTGCTATGGGTGGCTACCAACCATTTCATCTTGCATCTAATCAACCACCTAGAGGGAAAATATATGGTTTTCGAATGTCCTTATGGTGTGAGCATCTAAACTATGCAGATGATTCTTTCGCGGATCCCTCGAGTCTAGAATGTGTTAGGAAAATAAATGGTATGGCTGATGAGAGCTGGAAACTTTATTCAAGTGATACATTTGATCTAGATCTTCCAGGCCACCTTCTTCGTTACCCTATCGATATTTCGATCACTGGACAGATTACAACACTTCCTGGATTCAAGTTCTTCCCAGACACAAAAGCTGCTGTTCTTGGCAACAAATCTCAGTATCTCCCACCTATTCTCACTACATGA